The sequence GCCGAGGCGAGCCACCCCACCTCGTCCATCAGCATCCGGAACAGCTTCGGGTCCTCCGCCTGCAGCACCGTGATCCCGTCGTCCGGCACGTCGTGGCCGGTGATGTGGATCGTGGTCGGCTGTAGTTTCGGCTTCGGCTTGGCCACCGGCCACACCGCCCCGGCCGTGCCGCTGCCGGCCGGCGCGGCCTGCGCCGACGCCGGAAGGACGCCGAGCGCCAGCGCCCCCGCCAGCGCCAGCCCGCCGACCGCCGCGGCGGCGGCCCGTTTCATCACCCGTCGAACCACCATCCGACCTCCCCCGCCCGTGGATGACATGGTTGCGTGAACCGCTGCTCGTGCTCCGGTGACGACCGGAGCGCGGCCTCGGCCTCCAGCCTTCCCGGACACCGGCCCGGCCGCATCTCGAGGCAGGGTGAATTGGAGCCATGTGGGGGACGACTGCGGAGGACGGTTTTCCGCCGTTGATCAGCGGCCGAATATTACTTGGTCCCCGCAATCCGTGGGGGCGGTGGCCACCCTTGTAGCGGACCGCATCACCGCATTCGACGACCAGCTATGGTGACCGGTCGCCGAATGCGGTAAAAGCGCCGGTTCAGGCGGAAAGGCGAGCGCGCGCCGCGGCGATCCGGGACATCGTGCGCTCCCGGCCGAGCACCTCGATCGACTCGAACAGCGGCAGCCCGACCGTACGGCCGGTGACCGCCACGCGCACCGGCGCCTGGGTCTTGCCGAGCTTCAGCCCGCGTGCCTCGCCGACCTGCTCCAGCGCGGCCTTGAGCGCCTCGGCGCGCCAGTCGGTCAGTTCGCCGAACGCGGCCGCGGCGCCGTCGAGGATGTCCGCCGCGCCCTCCTTCATCGCCTTCGCCCACGACGCCTCGTCGTGCACCGGCTCGTCGAGGAAGAGGAAGTCGACGTTCTCCACGATCTCGGAGAGCACCGCGATCCGGGTCTGGGCCAGCGGGGCGATCGTGGTGAAGACGTCGATGTCGAACTTCGCCGGGTCCCACGGCGGGGCCGGGATCGTGCCGGTGCCGGTCAGCCACGGCGCGCAGACCTGGGTGAACTCCTTCGGGGTGAGCGCCCGGATGTACTCGCCGTTGAACGCGCGCAGCTTCTTGACGTCGAAGAACGCCGGAGCGTGGTTGACGTCCTCGATCCGGTACTCCTCCTCGATCACCGACCACGGGACGATCTCGCGGTCACCGGTGGGCGCCCAGCCGAGCAGCATCAGGTAGTTGCGCATCGCGGCGGCGAGGTAGCCCTCGTCGCGGTACGACTCCAGGGCGACCTTGTCGCGCCGCTTGGACAGCTTCTGCCGCTTCTCGTTGACGATCACCGGGACGTGGCCCCAGACCGGCGGCGTGGCGCCGAGCGCCTCCCAGAGCAGCTGCTGCTTCGGCGTGTTCGGCAGGTGCTCCTCGGCGCGGAACACGTGGGTGATCCCCATGCTCATGTCGTCGACCACGTTGGCCAGCAGGAACACCGCCGAGCCGTCGCTGCGGGCGATGACGAAGTCCTCGATCAGCCGGTTCTCGAAGGTGGGCTTGCCGCGGACCAGGTCCTCGACCACGGTCTCGCCCTCGTCGGGCGTGCGGAAGCGCAGCGCGCGGCCCTCGCCCGGGCCGAGCCCGCGCTCACGGCAGAAGCCGTCGTAG is a genomic window of Actinoplanes teichomyceticus ATCC 31121 containing:
- the gltX gene encoding glutamate--tRNA ligase codes for the protein MTVRVRFAPSPTGMFHVGGARSALQNWIYAQQHGGVFVLRIEDTDAARNRPEWTEGIISALDWIGIERGTYEGPYFQSSYAADHTAAATRLYGEGKAYYCDCKREDVIARTGNTHTGYDGFCRERGLGPGEGRALRFRTPDEGETVVEDLVRGKPTFENRLIEDFVIARSDGSAVFLLANVVDDMSMGITHVFRAEEHLPNTPKQQLLWEALGATPPVWGHVPVIVNEKRQKLSKRRDKVALESYRDEGYLAAAMRNYLMLLGWAPTGDREIVPWSVIEEEYRIEDVNHAPAFFDVKKLRAFNGEYIRALTPKEFTQVCAPWLTGTGTIPAPPWDPAKFDIDVFTTIAPLAQTRIAVLSEIVENVDFLFLDEPVHDEASWAKAMKEGAADILDGAAAAFGELTDWRAEALKAALEQVGEARGLKLGKTQAPVRVAVTGRTVGLPLFESIEVLGRERTMSRIAAARARLSA